The proteins below come from a single Mesobacillus jeotgali genomic window:
- a CDS encoding DUF5412 family protein: MVISPGQKHCFFPKCWAPGRGLGIILYLVVLLTILFSSMGVNEYIKTIHSPNGKYTIDLYLWDQGATSTFGVMGERVQFGLKIQKRTEEVNVEWESNDIVSINNHILNLDKCDTFSYQ; encoded by the coding sequence GTGGTAATATCCCCCGGTCAAAAACACTGTTTTTTTCCAAAATGCTGGGCACCGGGGAGGGGTCTCGGTATTATTCTTTACTTGGTGGTATTATTAACAATTCTTTTTTCTTCAATGGGTGTTAATGAATATATCAAAACAATACATTCTCCCAATGGCAAATATACAATTGATTTATATCTGTGGGATCAAGGAGCAACGAGTACTTTTGGTGTAATGGGCGAAAGGGTCCAATTTGGTTTGAAAATCCAAAAAAGAACAGAGGAAGTTAATGTAGAATGGGAAAGTAATGATATAGTTTCGATAAACAATCATATTCTTAATTTAGATAAATGCGATACTTTTAGTTATCAATGA
- a CDS encoding helix-turn-helix domain-containing protein, whose protein sequence is MAEKTDYVTKTELARWLNVSHSTVIRWINEGKIPSIIQINNKSLIPIESIPLIKKNIGYIDTDLYMEKSEFIKLFKISDETFQNWVKKGWIKDKVEYGRKAYIPLNSLNEIKRITGFVNEDNYLTIKQLASILNISIEKIWRYINSGLINGQMYKDRYLIYSNSLMEIKNNIGYNDDYDKNHYFHPNKVKEILGVNFDFRKLKSKIPHILHLGKPYIHRKDFKIIKNLIDQLEMKKDLKLTQNHRDVPNTKKDIKLLPNNTDCLLNHSVPPVTLDGYIGATEAAEILQISKATLTSLLKNDTIKGALKISTVGKQKIWMIPKNSVEEFNKNRLSFLYKDGSGNYDITDSFTVKQVSEKLGLTASYVRQKMDLEKWFPNAYKISSTIYVPVKDFDHFYEIRSKTEKEANDYIYTNKEALKELLNYLDSNPLPPNLMETTNLYIEFCKIQFSKLRGNPKHIRTVFNYYKSVFGILTHLKKNIYEVGVKSIDWIITKLLTNEHKQRIFIQFYNYSYSAKDLSVPKKYVVSKVKKTEEQKDIYPPEVFNDYYNYVKDNKLHIPNAISNQNYANMWVFTIMHLTNVWRPSDVVYNTPHIDLDSIRVHSFEWFENNTLTITQSQKIINQLYIFFKSIKTSKTNVFVTFLVEPDLVEPLATALVISELHRQKKKNKYLLQTFIVGTKIKSVVTSGSELHHEFFNFKPTLKSFKSLKFINSTMTYLFYSITEEDDKDSDLSLELTQRVRSHNNPETTAIYVQATNNDGSLNKVSLNLFRRGHFGWLYNYLILLATEKHNVPHTMAERTSLITSLRSEIGPLETERWSRFLLQIREKRSSVISRLVKLSKESLTETLVKVFKGEMPSKIENAQCLSSPTCEYPRLNSCYSCPNIIPKNYLFIELSSEFYRLINSIETTSHEAIRKKDSYFLMHLLLLLDEGISFLGVDYINSFIQIDDVRKKLGNLAEKIFID, encoded by the coding sequence ATGGCCGAAAAAACAGATTATGTTACAAAGACAGAACTTGCAAGATGGCTTAATGTTAGTCATAGCACTGTTATAAGATGGATAAACGAAGGAAAAATACCATCCATTATACAAATAAATAATAAGTCTCTTATTCCAATAGAATCAATCCCATTAATTAAGAAGAATATTGGATATATAGATACAGATTTGTATATGGAAAAGAGTGAGTTTATCAAGTTATTTAAAATAAGTGACGAAACGTTCCAAAACTGGGTAAAAAAAGGATGGATTAAAGACAAGGTGGAGTATGGTAGAAAAGCATACATCCCCCTTAATTCGTTAAATGAGATAAAAAGGATAACAGGTTTTGTTAATGAGGATAATTATCTTACTATTAAACAATTAGCAAGTATTCTAAATATATCCATAGAAAAAATCTGGAGATATATTAACAGTGGGTTAATTAATGGTCAAATGTATAAAGATAGATACTTAATATATTCTAATTCTTTAATGGAAATTAAGAACAATATTGGGTATAACGATGATTATGATAAAAATCATTATTTCCATCCAAATAAAGTGAAAGAGATCTTGGGTGTCAATTTTGATTTTCGAAAATTGAAATCAAAAATTCCACATATTTTACATTTAGGTAAACCTTATATTCATAGAAAGGATTTTAAAATAATTAAGAATCTTATAGACCAACTTGAGATGAAAAAGGACCTTAAACTGACCCAGAATCATAGAGATGTACCTAACACTAAAAAAGATATTAAATTACTACCTAACAACACAGACTGCTTATTAAATCATTCAGTACCTCCTGTTACACTTGATGGATATATTGGAGCGACTGAGGCAGCAGAAATATTACAAATTAGCAAAGCAACTCTAACATCTCTTTTAAAAAATGACACAATTAAAGGAGCATTAAAAATATCTACAGTTGGAAAGCAAAAAATCTGGATGATTCCAAAGAATTCCGTTGAAGAATTTAATAAAAATCGACTTTCCTTTTTATACAAAGATGGTTCTGGTAATTATGATATAACTGATTCTTTTACTGTAAAACAAGTATCTGAAAAGTTAGGCTTAACAGCATCTTATGTTCGTCAGAAAATGGATTTAGAAAAATGGTTTCCGAATGCATATAAAATAAGCAGTACAATTTACGTACCCGTTAAAGATTTTGATCATTTTTATGAAATCCGAAGCAAAACGGAAAAGGAAGCGAACGATTATATCTATACAAACAAGGAAGCATTAAAAGAGCTTTTAAATTACTTAGATTCCAATCCACTGCCGCCAAATCTTATGGAAACAACAAATTTATACATTGAGTTTTGTAAAATCCAATTTAGTAAATTAAGGGGAAATCCAAAACATATCCGAACAGTTTTCAATTACTATAAATCAGTTTTTGGAATCCTAACCCATCTTAAAAAAAATATCTATGAGGTTGGGGTCAAGTCTATAGATTGGATTATTACAAAACTATTAACTAATGAACATAAACAACGTATTTTCATACAGTTTTATAATTATAGTTATTCTGCGAAGGATTTATCAGTACCAAAAAAATATGTTGTATCTAAAGTGAAGAAAACGGAAGAACAAAAAGATATCTATCCTCCGGAAGTTTTTAATGATTACTATAATTATGTAAAAGATAACAAATTACATATTCCTAATGCTATTAGTAATCAGAACTATGCAAATATGTGGGTGTTTACAATAATGCACCTTACAAATGTGTGGAGACCCTCAGACGTTGTTTACAATACCCCTCATATAGATTTAGATTCTATTCGGGTTCATTCATTTGAATGGTTTGAGAATAATACACTAACAATTACACAAAGCCAAAAGATCATTAATCAACTATATATATTTTTCAAGTCAATAAAGACAAGTAAAACTAATGTCTTCGTTACTTTTTTAGTTGAACCGGATTTAGTTGAGCCATTGGCAACTGCTTTGGTAATTTCGGAATTACATAGGCAGAAGAAAAAGAATAAATACCTTTTACAAACATTTATTGTAGGTACAAAGATTAAATCTGTAGTTACAAGTGGAAGTGAATTACATCATGAGTTTTTTAATTTTAAACCAACCCTTAAATCGTTTAAGAGCTTAAAATTTATTAATAGTACCATGACGTACTTGTTTTACAGTATCACTGAGGAAGACGATAAGGATTCTGATCTTTCATTGGAACTTACTCAGAGAGTTCGATCCCATAACAACCCAGAGACTACCGCAATATATGTTCAAGCAACAAATAATGATGGAAGCTTAAACAAGGTCTCTTTAAACCTATTTCGAAGAGGTCATTTCGGATGGCTCTATAATTATTTAATTTTGTTAGCTACAGAAAAACACAACGTACCCCATACAATGGCAGAAAGAACTAGTTTAATTACTTCATTAAGAAGTGAAATAGGACCACTAGAAACTGAAAGATGGTCTCGATTTCTATTACAGATAAGAGAAAAACGAAGCTCAGTTATATCAAGGTTAGTTAAACTAAGTAAGGAATCTTTGACTGAAACATTAGTTAAGGTTTTTAAAGGTGAAATGCCATCTAAAATAGAAAATGCACAATGTCTTTCATCTCCTACCTGTGAATATCCAAGATTGAATTCATGTTATTCATGTCCAAACATCATCCCCAAAAATTATTTGTTTATTGAATTAAGTAGTGAATTTTATAGACTGATAAATTCAATAGAAACAACAAGTCATGAAGCTATTAGGAAGAAAGATTCTTACTTTTTAATGCATTTATTATTACTACTCGATGAAGGTATAAGTTTTTTGGGGGTTGATTATATAAACTCGTTTATCCAAATTGATGATGTTCGAAAAAAACTAGGTAACTTAGCTGAAAAAATATTTATTGATTAA
- a CDS encoding IS110 family transposase, translated as MNFKMQDKQNQLIERISDKHLVVGVDIAQQFHVARAVNFRGIVVGDPITFQNDEDGFSALLNWIKNLKRVHRLEETVVGMEPTGHYWINLSKWLIKRDIEVVTVNPHLVKRNKENRDNTQSKSDKKDALVIADMVKNGYYSFVRHSSEPFEKLRVLMSNRDVIVKRLVSSVNQLNRWVDIVFPELRQVFKDITCKGAIATLRLFPTPMELESLKPDEIVTGWKSLMKRQPGLKKAYLLLNVARKSIGTRQAVEAHKFHLEQLLEEYDLAVHQLDKVELAIKEELPKIPFADKLLKIKGISEISLAGILGEAGDLSGFSHGNSLLRHAGLHLSEASSGKWKGKIVLSKRGRSRLRRFLYLATLSLVVNNEEFKTLHSNNVKVKKMKKMKSIMKLVGKLARVFVGIARHNESYCPKKVQPLTDLAA; from the coding sequence ATGAATTTTAAAATGCAGGACAAACAAAATCAACTAATCGAAAGAATTTCTGACAAACATCTTGTCGTTGGGGTAGATATTGCCCAACAATTCCACGTAGCCAGAGCGGTCAATTTCCGAGGAATTGTGGTAGGTGATCCAATCACTTTCCAAAACGATGAAGACGGTTTTTCAGCACTATTAAACTGGATTAAGAATCTTAAAAGAGTACATAGATTAGAGGAAACCGTTGTCGGAATGGAACCTACAGGCCATTACTGGATCAATCTTTCTAAATGGCTAATAAAGCGTGATATTGAGGTAGTAACAGTTAATCCCCATTTAGTCAAAAGGAATAAGGAAAATCGTGATAATACGCAATCAAAGAGTGATAAGAAAGATGCCCTAGTCATAGCCGACATGGTGAAGAATGGTTACTACTCCTTTGTCAGACATTCCTCTGAGCCATTTGAAAAACTTAGGGTTCTAATGTCAAACAGAGATGTAATTGTTAAAAGGCTTGTAAGCTCGGTTAATCAATTAAATCGCTGGGTGGATATTGTTTTTCCCGAACTAAGACAAGTCTTTAAAGACATAACTTGCAAAGGGGCAATCGCAACATTACGGCTTTTTCCAACCCCAATGGAACTAGAATCCCTGAAGCCAGATGAGATTGTGACCGGTTGGAAGTCGCTTATGAAAAGGCAGCCTGGGTTAAAGAAAGCCTATTTACTTCTCAATGTAGCCAGGAAATCTATCGGTACCAGACAAGCTGTAGAGGCTCACAAATTCCACCTAGAACAATTACTCGAAGAGTACGACCTTGCGGTTCACCAACTTGATAAAGTGGAGTTGGCAATCAAGGAAGAACTACCTAAAATTCCATTTGCAGATAAGCTACTTAAGATCAAAGGAATTAGTGAAATTTCATTAGCGGGTATTTTAGGGGAAGCAGGCGATTTAAGTGGATTTTCACACGGCAATTCATTACTTCGTCACGCTGGACTCCATCTCTCTGAAGCTAGTTCTGGGAAGTGGAAAGGAAAAATAGTCCTTTCAAAACGAGGAAGGTCAAGGCTTAGGCGTTTCCTTTACCTTGCCACTTTGAGCCTGGTGGTGAACAATGAAGAATTTAAGACCCTCCACTCTAACAACGTAAAAGTTAAGAAAATGAAAAAGATGAAATCCATTATGAAACTGGTCGGTAAATTGGCTAGGGTTTTTGTAGGAATAGCACGACATAACGAATCGTATTGTCCCAAGAAGGTACAACCATTAACAGATTTGGCAGCTTAG